Proteins from a single region of Leptolyngbyaceae cyanobacterium:
- the moaC gene encoding cyclic pyranopterin monophosphate synthase MoaC, giving the protein MQPFSENKSLTHLDESGEARMVDVSGKQATVRQAVAAGKVRMSLETFEAIQAGNAPKGDVLGTARLAGIMAAKQTSQLIPLCHPLPLQKVEVQIIPDPQLPGYEIQAQVKTKAETGVEMEALTAVSVAALTLYDMAKALEKSMQIEDIRLVSKTGGKSGDYQANNLVE; this is encoded by the coding sequence ATGCAACCTTTTTCAGAAAATAAATCTTTGACTCATTTGGATGAAAGCGGAGAAGCCCGCATGGTGGACGTTTCGGGCAAACAAGCAACTGTTCGGCAGGCAGTAGCAGCAGGGAAAGTGCGGATGTCCCTAGAAACATTTGAGGCAATTCAAGCGGGTAACGCACCAAAAGGGGATGTGCTGGGGACAGCCCGGTTAGCTGGTATAATGGCAGCCAAACAGACATCCCAATTAATCCCTTTGTGTCATCCCTTACCTTTGCAAAAGGTAGAAGTACAAATAATTCCCGATCCTCAGTTACCGGGATACGAAATTCAAGCTCAAGTGAAGACGAAGGCAGAAACAGGGGTGGAAATGGAAGCTCTAACTGCTGTTTCGGTGGCGGCGCTGACTCTTTACGATATGGCGAAAGCTTTAGAAAAATCAATGCAAATTGAAGATATCCGTTTGGTGAGTAAGACTGGCGGTAAGTCAGGGGATTATCAGGCAAATAATCTGGTGGAATGA
- a CDS encoding MFS transporter produces MKVFWTLEPFERRNLLILFTSGLVFWTGLASLLPILPLYLKHLGATDWEVGLVMGAFAIGLLLFRPKLGQMADRRGRKIVLLLGTIVAAIAPLGYLFGSSIPLLIAVRAFHGICIAAFTTAYSALVVDLSPLRQRGEIIGYMSLVTPIGVAVGPAIGALIQTGTSYQRSFVFACVLAIISLLGISYIKEIKQPENQQQTESLLVKLTQSSMQPFWQILARPSLLIPSLVLLLFGFAFGALTTFVPLYITEANVNLNPGWFYTAAAFASFSFRMFIGRASDRYGRGIFITASIFFYCLSMLMLSNATSANIFLLAGVLEGGGSGTFFPMMIALISDRSSAQERGRIFAICISGFDLGVAIAAPVFGSLAEYITYRGIFVLSTGMAFLALIIFITLCNKNFSTSLKFALGKEKDLYSLTKGHVAT; encoded by the coding sequence TTGAAAGTTTTTTGGACTTTGGAGCCATTTGAGCGCCGCAATTTACTAATTTTATTTACATCTGGGTTAGTATTTTGGACTGGTTTGGCTTCTCTACTGCCAATTTTACCGCTTTATCTAAAGCATTTAGGGGCGACGGATTGGGAAGTTGGTTTAGTGATGGGTGCTTTTGCGATCGGATTGTTGCTATTTCGTCCTAAATTAGGGCAGATGGCAGACCGTCGGGGGCGAAAAATAGTCCTATTGTTAGGAACTATTGTGGCTGCGATCGCGCCTTTGGGCTACTTGTTCGGATCGTCTATTCCTTTACTAATCGCTGTCCGCGCTTTTCACGGCATTTGTATCGCTGCTTTCACTACGGCTTATAGCGCTTTAGTAGTAGATTTGTCGCCTCTACGTCAGCGTGGTGAAATAATTGGTTATATGAGTTTGGTAACGCCGATTGGGGTAGCTGTTGGCCCAGCAATTGGAGCGTTGATCCAAACTGGGACTAGTTATCAGCGTTCGTTTGTGTTTGCGTGCGTGCTGGCAATTATTAGTTTATTAGGGATCAGCTATATTAAAGAAATAAAACAGCCAGAAAATCAGCAACAAACTGAATCTTTACTTGTTAAGTTAACGCAATCTTCGATGCAACCGTTTTGGCAAATTTTAGCCCGTCCGAGTTTGCTAATTCCTTCTTTAGTCCTGTTGTTATTTGGTTTTGCTTTTGGTGCTTTAACTACTTTTGTACCTCTGTATATTACAGAAGCAAACGTCAACTTGAATCCTGGCTGGTTTTATACCGCAGCAGCGTTTGCTAGTTTCAGTTTTCGGATGTTTATCGGTCGTGCTTCCGATCGTTATGGCAGGGGAATATTTATTACTGCTAGTATTTTCTTTTATTGTTTGTCGATGTTGATGCTGTCTAACGCTACCAGCGCCAATATATTTTTGTTAGCAGGCGTTTTAGAGGGCGGTGGATCGGGTACTTTCTTTCCGATGATGATCGCGCTGATTTCCGATCGCTCTTCTGCTCAAGAGAGAGGGCGTATTTTCGCGATTTGTATTAGTGGTTTTGATTTGGGAGTTGCGATCGCAGCACCAGTTTTTGGCTCTCTAGCAGAATATATCACCTATCGGGGTATTTTTGTTCTGAGTACCGGAATGGCTTTCCTAGCATTGATTATTTTTATTACCCTATGCAATAAAAATTTTTCCACTTCTCTCAAATTCGCCTTAGGAAAAGAGAAGGATTTGTACTCCCTGACTAAAGGCCACGTAGCAACATAA
- a CDS encoding glycosyltransferase family 2 protein — MNTSLFSVTTAARQHRLANEGLLDVSVVVPIYEEVESLPHLIEAIASTLTTSQLSYEIICVDDGSKDGSAQLLKQQATIRNDLKAVLLRRNYGQTAAMSAGFNYARGRAIITLDADLQNDPADIPRLLAKLEEGYDLVSGWRKDRKDAALTRLLPSKIANWLIGVVTGVQLHDYGCSLKAYRTELVADMNLYGELHRFLPALAYIEGARITEMPVHHHPRRYGRSKYGLGRTFRVLMDLLTIWFMKTFLTKPMHVFGLLGLGSMALGLFLGAYLTFLKLGLGEVIGNRPLLILAVVLLVTGVQLFSFGLLAELLMRTYHESQGRPIYRVREVVEPMVKNS; from the coding sequence ATGAACACTTCCTTATTTTCTGTCACAACAGCAGCGCGGCAGCATAGACTTGCTAACGAAGGATTACTAGATGTATCGGTAGTTGTACCGATATACGAGGAAGTGGAGAGTTTACCTCATTTAATCGAGGCGATCGCATCTACTCTTACCACAAGTCAATTATCCTACGAAATTATTTGCGTAGATGATGGATCGAAAGACGGGTCAGCCCAACTCCTCAAACAACAGGCTACCATCCGCAATGACTTAAAAGCAGTGCTGTTACGACGCAATTACGGCCAAACGGCTGCGATGTCCGCTGGCTTTAATTATGCACGAGGCAGGGCAATTATTACTTTGGATGCGGACTTGCAAAACGATCCGGCTGATATTCCCCGTCTGTTAGCTAAATTGGAAGAAGGCTACGATTTGGTGAGCGGCTGGCGCAAGGATCGAAAGGATGCTGCTCTTACTCGCTTGCTTCCTTCTAAAATAGCTAACTGGCTGATCGGAGTGGTAACTGGCGTCCAACTTCATGACTATGGCTGTTCTCTGAAAGCCTACCGCACCGAACTAGTGGCAGATATGAATCTCTACGGCGAATTACATCGGTTTCTGCCTGCTTTAGCTTATATTGAAGGGGCTAGAATTACGGAAATGCCGGTACATCATCATCCCCGCCGTTACGGACGCAGCAAATACGGTTTGGGAAGAACATTTCGAGTATTGATGGATTTGTTAACCATTTGGTTTATGAAAACGTTTTTGACTAAACCAATGCACGTTTTCGGACTATTAGGTTTAGGTTCAATGGCATTAGGTTTATTTTTAGGCGCTTATTTAACCTTCTTGAAATTAGGGCTAGGAGAAGTAATTGGCAATCGCCCTTTGTTAATTTTGGCGGTAGTTTTGTTGGTCACGGGCGTCCAGTTGTTTAGCTTTGGGTTATTAGCTGAATTATTGATGCGAACTTATCACGAATCTCAAGGAAGACCAATCTATCGGGTGAGGGAAGTAGTAGAGCCGATGGTTAAAAATAGTTAA
- a CDS encoding C40 family peptidase, whose protein sequence is MNDLSKSIEYRCRTDLNIYDSPSCTRLATQAHLGRHLRVVSFIQDTSVEVCLCEDDYPGWLLPEDVKYLEKAASPYQAIAVSHLEIQQRLPDAIAFTQNAMKQPNYYLWGGTVGPNYDCSGLMQAAFAASGIWIPRDAYQQEAFTQRIAIEQLQPGDLIFFGAKEKATHVALYLGNGCYIHSSGKEMGRNGIAIDPLSEQGDAVTQSYYRQLRCAGRVVASYGSRI, encoded by the coding sequence ATGAACGATTTATCCAAATCTATTGAGTATCGATGCCGGACTGACCTGAACATCTATGATTCTCCTAGCTGCACCCGGTTGGCTACTCAGGCTCATCTAGGACGCCATCTCAGAGTAGTATCGTTTATCCAGGATACATCTGTTGAGGTGTGTCTGTGTGAGGATGATTATCCTGGTTGGTTGTTGCCAGAAGATGTGAAATACCTGGAAAAAGCTGCTAGTCCATATCAAGCGATCGCAGTTTCTCATCTAGAAATTCAACAACGGTTACCTGATGCGATCGCTTTTACCCAGAATGCGATGAAACAGCCTAATTATTATCTCTGGGGGGGTACGGTTGGGCCAAATTACGATTGTTCCGGACTGATGCAAGCGGCATTTGCGGCATCTGGAATTTGGATACCGAGAGATGCTTATCAGCAAGAAGCTTTTACGCAAAGAATCGCGATCGAACAATTACAACCGGGGGATTTAATCTTTTTTGGCGCGAAAGAAAAAGCTACTCACGTTGCACTATACCTGGGAAATGGCTGTTACATCCACAGTTCGGGCAAAGAAATGGGTAGGAATGGAATTGCGATCGATCCGCTCTCGGAACAAGGAGATGCAGTTACCCAGTCTTATTATCGACAGTTACGGTGCGCTGGGCGAGTAGTGGCAAGTTATGGAAGCAGAATTTAG
- a CDS encoding serine hydrolase, whose product MTFFRKDEQLEDLGNQILCATWEQFPHLTRNQIALTWIVYDPPVFVNTGGALSPQAFWNHEVRGFSYRGGDRIYPASTIKLFYLVAVFEWLEKGMIQTSAELERAIRDMIVDSSNDATSLVVDVLTGTTSGPELSHGPFQTWQLQRNIVNRYFHSLGWAELESINVNQKTWCDGPYGRERIFVGESKENRNMLTTNATSRLLHSIIGGVAVSPKASQTMMDLMKRSLERSNLDVDEENQVIGFLGGGLPGNAQLWSKAGWTSQVRHDAAYIEIPGKLPYLLVVFTEGKSYSKNKALLPFISHQVATAIGTLGSRES is encoded by the coding sequence ATGACCTTTTTCCGGAAAGACGAACAACTAGAAGACCTTGGCAATCAGATCCTCTGTGCAACTTGGGAGCAATTTCCCCATCTCACCCGCAACCAAATTGCCCTTACCTGGATTGTCTACGATCCGCCTGTTTTTGTGAATACTGGGGGAGCTCTCAGTCCACAAGCTTTCTGGAATCACGAAGTGCGGGGCTTTAGCTATCGAGGTGGCGATCGCATTTACCCAGCTAGCACAATCAAACTATTTTACTTGGTAGCAGTATTCGAGTGGCTGGAGAAAGGCATGATCCAGACATCAGCTGAATTGGAAAGAGCCATTCGGGATATGATCGTCGATTCGAGTAACGATGCTACCAGTTTAGTTGTAGACGTTTTAACCGGTACTACTAGCGGGCCGGAACTCTCTCACGGGCCTTTTCAGACTTGGCAATTACAGCGTAACATCGTTAACCGCTACTTCCATTCTCTCGGTTGGGCAGAATTAGAGTCAATCAACGTCAATCAAAAAACTTGGTGTGACGGGCCATACGGACGGGAACGGATTTTTGTGGGAGAATCCAAAGAAAATCGCAATATGTTGACGACTAATGCCACTTCCCGTCTGCTACACAGCATTATTGGAGGTGTGGCGGTATCTCCTAAAGCGTCGCAAACCATGATGGATTTGATGAAACGTAGCTTGGAGCGATCGAATTTAGATGTCGATGAAGAAAACCAAGTCATCGGTTTTTTGGGTGGTGGCTTACCCGGTAATGCTCAATTATGGTCGAAAGCCGGTTGGACTAGCCAAGTTCGCCACGATGCCGCATACATAGAAATACCGGGTAAACTCCCCTACTTGTTGGTGGTATTTACGGAAGGAAAATCATACAGTAAAAACAAAGCGCTGTTGCCCTTTATTTCTCACCAAGTTGCTACTGCGATCGGCACTCTCGGATCGAGGGAGTCTTGA
- a CDS encoding ABC transporter substrate-binding protein, which translates to MSRLARGTNLNPKLAIVLASITFATGILTAACQNTNNNNPGTVNPTANPNNTGAANPNTNGQGLKIGSLLPSTGDLSSIGQPMLQAIPLVVEKVNQCGGVNGQPVTLIYEDDQTDPKAGAAAMTKLTEVDKVAGVVGSFASSVSSAAVDIAARNKVVLISPGSTSPVFTERAKKGDFQGYWARTAPSDVYQAPALAKLAFDKGFKRVSTIVINNDYGVGFEKEFVKAFKQLGGTVINEDKPVRYDPKGTTFNSEAAAAFAGKPDAVAAILYGDETGSLVLKSAYEQGLSKGITVMLTDGAYSPQFPAQVGKNSEGKYILANAIGTVPGANGNALKELAALWKEKKGREVDAFVPHSWDAAALLMLAAQAAKTNTGEGIQSKLREVANGPGEEVSDVCQALDLLRQGKDINYQGASGNVDIDGYGDVVGAYDIWAVKDDGKLVVTGTVSPTTTATNPVTPTSNN; encoded by the coding sequence ATGAGCAGACTGGCAAGAGGGACAAATCTCAACCCCAAATTAGCGATCGTCCTAGCATCCATCACTTTTGCTACTGGTATTCTCACCGCCGCTTGTCAAAATACTAACAATAACAATCCGGGTACGGTTAACCCTACCGCCAACCCGAACAATACAGGTGCGGCTAACCCAAATACCAACGGTCAAGGATTAAAAATAGGTTCCTTGTTACCGTCCACCGGTGACTTGTCCTCCATCGGACAACCCATGCTACAAGCAATTCCACTAGTCGTAGAAAAAGTCAACCAGTGCGGTGGCGTGAACGGACAACCAGTTACGCTGATTTACGAAGACGACCAAACAGACCCCAAAGCTGGCGCTGCTGCGATGACCAAACTAACAGAAGTAGACAAAGTAGCCGGCGTCGTTGGTTCCTTTGCCAGTAGTGTCTCTAGCGCAGCAGTAGATATTGCCGCACGCAATAAAGTAGTATTAATTTCTCCCGGCAGTACCAGTCCAGTATTTACCGAAAGAGCGAAAAAAGGCGATTTTCAAGGATATTGGGCGCGAACAGCCCCTTCAGATGTTTACCAAGCTCCTGCCTTGGCTAAATTAGCCTTTGATAAAGGTTTTAAACGAGTTTCCACCATAGTTATTAATAACGATTACGGCGTTGGTTTTGAAAAAGAATTTGTCAAAGCTTTCAAACAGTTAGGCGGAACTGTCATCAACGAAGATAAGCCAGTTCGCTACGATCCGAAAGGAACTACATTTAACTCGGAAGCGGCTGCTGCTTTTGCCGGTAAACCAGATGCCGTAGCTGCCATTCTCTACGGAGACGAAACAGGTAGTTTAGTACTTAAATCTGCCTACGAACAAGGACTCAGCAAAGGCATCACCGTCATGTTGACCGATGGAGCTTACTCTCCCCAATTTCCCGCACAAGTAGGAAAAAACAGCGAAGGTAAATATATCCTTGCTAATGCTATAGGTACGGTGCCGGGTGCCAATGGCAACGCGCTCAAAGAACTAGCCGCACTTTGGAAAGAGAAAAAAGGCAGAGAAGTAGATGCTTTCGTTCCTCATTCTTGGGATGCGGCTGCTTTATTAATGCTGGCGGCGCAAGCAGCTAAAACCAATACTGGTGAAGGTATCCAAAGCAAATTGCGGGAAGTAGCCAATGGGCCTGGAGAAGAAGTCAGCGATGTTTGCCAAGCTTTAGATTTATTGCGTCAAGGCAAAGATATTAACTATCAAGGAGCTAGCGGTAACGTAGATATTGATGGATATGGGGATGTGGTTGGCGCTTACGATATCTGGGCAGTCAAAGATGACGGTAAATTAGTTGTGACCGGTACGGTGAGTCCTACTACTACTGCGACAAATCCAGTTACTCCCACTAGCAATAATTAA
- a CDS encoding glycosyltransferase family 1 protein, with translation MVSQIKQHIALISVHGDPAVEIGKEEAGGQNVYVRKVGEALAKLGWRVDMFTRKASSEVPTIVEHSSNCRTIRLKAGPAQFVPRDRLFEYLPEFLTKFQNFEKQSNISYPLVHTNYWLSSWVGMQLKKTQGVKQIHTYHSLGAVKYKSISTIPLIATTRLGIEKNVLETADRIVATSPQEKEHMRSLVSSKGKIDIIPCGTDVSRFGSISKEEARQKLGIDSDTKVVLYVGRFDRRKGIETLVRAVGRSQLRGKEKLKLIIGGGSRPGQSDGIERDRIEGIVEELGLKEITSFPGRLDEVTLPIYYAAADVSVVPSHYEPFGLVTIEAMACGTPVVGSDVGGLQFTIVPEETGLLCPPKDVAAFASAIDQILCNSEWANQLGHAARKRVETMFSWNAVAVQLSELYDNLLQQPAEELTQVSA, from the coding sequence ATGGTTTCCCAAATCAAACAGCACATTGCTTTAATTTCCGTTCACGGCGATCCGGCTGTTGAAATTGGTAAGGAAGAAGCTGGCGGACAAAACGTTTACGTGCGGAAAGTAGGTGAAGCGCTAGCCAAGCTTGGTTGGCGAGTAGATATGTTTACTCGCAAAGCAAGTTCTGAAGTACCTACCATTGTAGAACACAGTTCAAATTGTCGCACGATCCGTTTAAAAGCCGGACCCGCACAATTCGTACCGAGAGATCGTCTTTTTGAATATTTACCGGAATTTTTGACAAAGTTTCAAAATTTTGAAAAGCAATCTAATATTTCTTATCCTTTAGTACACACCAATTATTGGTTATCTTCTTGGGTAGGAATGCAATTGAAAAAAACTCAAGGCGTGAAACAGATTCATACTTATCACTCGCTGGGTGCGGTAAAGTATAAATCTATTTCCACAATTCCTTTGATTGCGACTACGCGATTGGGGATTGAGAAAAACGTGCTGGAAACAGCAGATAGAATTGTGGCAACCAGTCCGCAAGAAAAAGAACATATGCGTAGTCTGGTTTCTTCTAAAGGTAAGATCGATATTATTCCTTGCGGTACCGATGTTAGCCGTTTTGGTTCGATTAGTAAAGAAGAAGCAAGGCAAAAATTAGGTATTGATTCCGATACAAAAGTGGTTCTTTATGTGGGACGTTTCGATCGTCGTAAGGGGATTGAAACTTTAGTCCGTGCGGTAGGACGTTCTCAGTTGCGCGGTAAAGAGAAGCTGAAGCTGATAATTGGTGGCGGTAGTCGTCCCGGACAAAGCGATGGAATCGAACGCGATCGCATTGAAGGAATTGTTGAAGAACTGGGGTTAAAAGAAATTACTAGTTTCCCGGGACGCTTGGACGAAGTTACTTTACCGATTTACTACGCGGCGGCTGATGTTTCTGTCGTACCGAGTCATTACGAACCATTTGGTTTGGTAACTATTGAAGCGATGGCTTGCGGTACGCCTGTAGTCGGTAGCGATGTGGGCGGTCTTCAGTTTACGATCGTACCGGAAGAGACTGGGTTACTGTGTCCGCCTAAAGATGTGGCAGCTTTTGCTAGCGCGATCGATCAAATTCTTTGTAACTCAGAATGGGCTAATCAACTAGGTCACGCAGCTAGAAAGCGGGTGGAAACAATGTTTAGCTGGAATGCAGTAGCGGTTCAACTTAGTGAATTGTATGACAATTTGCTACAACAACCAGCCGAAGAGTTGACCCAAGTAAGTGCTTAA
- a CDS encoding mechanosensitive ion channel family protein, translating into MQTNIVSVILGKLGISLHQPAAIYLSQSSDLKQALSKNLLELIFKVIPQILWAIGIIFLTRLAIDILGRLIRKALNRTEPILRNFLIQAAEILILVVGIIAFLNTLGIQATSLVAVLGAAGLAIGLALQNTLSHFAAGIMLISLRPFEVGDFIEGAGVSGMVDSIGIFFTTLVTPDNVKITVPNNNLFSSTLKNTTAMRTRRVDLEIDIGDRPIEPTIDLLLFVLESQDLILNDPKPKCHVASISANSTFLYLRPWCKAQDYEQVRSQVQKLVKEALKQHPLPTIELNDRPE; encoded by the coding sequence ATGCAAACTAATATAGTGTCCGTAATTTTGGGAAAGTTAGGGATTAGCCTTCATCAACCAGCAGCCATTTATTTGTCACAGTCATCGGATTTAAAACAAGCATTATCGAAAAACTTGTTGGAATTAATCTTTAAAGTGATCCCGCAAATTCTCTGGGCTATTGGTATCATATTTCTAACCCGATTAGCTATTGATATTTTAGGCCGTTTAATCAGAAAAGCTCTCAATCGCACCGAGCCTATTTTACGTAATTTTTTAATTCAAGCTGCGGAAATCTTAATTTTAGTAGTGGGAATTATCGCTTTTTTGAATACTTTAGGTATTCAAGCAACTAGCTTAGTGGCGGTGCTGGGTGCTGCTGGTTTAGCGATCGGTTTAGCTTTACAAAATACGCTATCCCATTTTGCGGCAGGTATCATGCTGATTAGCCTGCGTCCGTTTGAAGTGGGTGATTTTATTGAGGGTGCTGGTGTTTCCGGTATGGTAGATAGCATAGGTATTTTTTTTACTACTTTGGTAACACCTGATAATGTAAAAATTACAGTACCTAATAATAATTTGTTTAGTAGTACTTTAAAAAATACTACGGCAATGCGAACGCGACGGGTTGATTTGGAAATCGATATTGGCGATCGGCCCATCGAACCAACCATTGATTTACTCTTATTTGTATTAGAATCTCAAGACCTAATTTTAAACGACCCAAAACCAAAGTGTCACGTTGCTTCTATTTCTGCTAATTCCACATTTTTGTATCTGCGTCCTTGGTGCAAAGCTCAAGACTACGAACAGGTGCGATCGCAAGTGCAAAAACTGGTAAAAGAAGCTTTGAAACAACATCCTTTACCGACGATCGAATTGAACGATCGCCCAGAATAG
- a CDS encoding cobalamin-binding protein, translating into MTDIKDLRIVSLLPSATEIVAALGLTDALVGRSHECDYPPEIQDRPVCTKARINSERSSALIHEDVTSLLQNALSIYDIKLDVLEKLKPTHILTQDQCDVCAVSVKEVEKAVAEMTDSHPQIISLQPKHLTDVWADIQKVKESMGADSAPVLKDLESRVKIVEQKTSSLLDAELLNVACIEWTDPLMIGSNWIPELVKIAGGNPLFSVDGQPSHLLKWESLVTSNPDVIIFMPCGFDLNRTRQEATLFVQQHLEEWQNLHAVKNSRVYITDGNAFFNRPGPRLADSLEILAEILHPEIFDYGYQHKAWELL; encoded by the coding sequence ATGACAGATATAAAAGATTTGAGAATAGTTTCTCTTCTACCTAGCGCAACAGAGATTGTAGCCGCTTTGGGATTAACAGATGCTTTAGTAGGACGCTCTCATGAATGCGACTATCCGCCAGAAATTCAAGACAGACCAGTTTGTACTAAGGCGCGAATAAACTCAGAAAGATCTAGCGCCCTCATACATGAAGATGTTACTAGTTTGTTGCAAAATGCCTTGAGTATATATGACATCAAACTTGATGTATTAGAAAAATTAAAACCCACTCATATTCTGACTCAAGACCAGTGTGATGTGTGTGCTGTTAGCGTTAAAGAAGTAGAAAAAGCTGTGGCAGAAATGACTGATAGCCACCCGCAAATTATTTCTTTACAACCCAAGCATTTAACAGATGTTTGGGCAGATATTCAAAAAGTTAAGGAATCAATGGGTGCTGACTCAGCACCAGTTTTAAAAGATTTAGAATCTCGCGTTAAAATTGTCGAACAGAAAACAAGCAGCCTATTAGATGCCGAACTTCTGAATGTGGCGTGTATTGAATGGACAGATCCTTTAATGATCGGATCTAATTGGATTCCAGAATTAGTAAAAATAGCAGGAGGAAATCCATTATTTAGTGTGGATGGTCAGCCTTCTCACCTGTTAAAGTGGGAATCATTGGTTACGTCAAATCCAGATGTAATTATTTTTATGCCTTGCGGATTCGATTTAAATCGCACCAGGCAAGAAGCTACGCTGTTCGTTCAACAACATTTAGAAGAGTGGCAAAATTTGCACGCTGTAAAAAATAGCCGCGTTTACATTACGGATGGCAATGCTTTCTTTAATCGTCCGGGGCCTCGCTTAGCAGATTCTCTGGAGATTTTAGCAGAAATTTTGCATCCGGAAATATTTGATTATGGTTATCAACATAAAGCATGGGAATTGTTGTAG